A part of Roseimicrobium gellanilyticum genomic DNA contains:
- a CDS encoding glycosyl hydrolase family 32, whose product MLTLLLTGSWTTPCKAQAKEEGEVLYNGIRLPQQWPPLLAPAAAQTPQPPPYLTQRPECIPIDVGRQLFVDDFLIAKSTLTREFHQPVKHVGNPLLAPEEPWEIGKTRQPMAAPFSDGAFFNPTTQRFQLWHMAGWFDGTALATSVDGLKWDRQHYDVVPGTNLVVKGEPQWRRDGVSIWLDHDTQKPEERYKMFLYARSGDLGGELSNAPGGTLHSSPDGIHWTMRGATGSTGDNTTFFYNPFRKVWVFSHRTNHNLEGTSARTRGYTEHKDFYEAQGDAWKKAPPVFWARSDDADKPDPAGLSIRPQLYKIDAVAYESVMLGLFEVLYGPHNNTCAQDGYPKITELQVAFSRDGFHWDRQQRKSFITASRKPGNWERAYVTSTGGCCLIVGDRLHFYYGAFEGDETLKAADAPAGKGIWTGMYAKASTGLATLRRDGFASMNADGNGGTLTTVPVRFQGSHLFVNMDAPEGSLQVEILNEAGKVIAPFTKENCAPLKSDHTCQPVRWKDAQGLSTLQGKPVRFRFHLTDGKLYAFWVSPETTGASHGYVGAGGPGFESAIDTVGQR is encoded by the coding sequence GTGCTGACGCTCCTTCTCACAGGGTCATGGACCACGCCATGCAAAGCTCAAGCGAAGGAAGAAGGCGAGGTGCTCTACAATGGCATCCGCCTTCCGCAGCAGTGGCCTCCGCTGTTGGCCCCCGCCGCAGCCCAGACTCCCCAGCCGCCGCCCTACCTCACGCAGCGTCCGGAGTGCATTCCCATTGATGTCGGTCGGCAGCTCTTTGTGGATGACTTCCTCATCGCGAAGAGCACGCTCACCCGGGAATTTCACCAACCCGTGAAGCACGTGGGCAATCCGCTGCTCGCACCTGAGGAGCCGTGGGAGATTGGCAAGACACGCCAGCCCATGGCCGCGCCCTTTAGTGATGGCGCATTCTTCAATCCAACCACCCAGCGCTTCCAACTCTGGCACATGGCGGGATGGTTCGATGGGACCGCGCTCGCCACCAGTGTGGACGGACTGAAGTGGGACCGCCAGCATTACGATGTGGTCCCCGGCACCAACCTTGTGGTGAAAGGCGAGCCCCAGTGGCGGCGGGATGGAGTATCCATCTGGCTGGACCACGACACGCAGAAACCGGAGGAACGCTACAAGATGTTTCTCTACGCTCGGTCCGGCGATCTGGGCGGCGAGCTCAGCAATGCCCCGGGCGGCACCCTGCACAGTTCGCCCGATGGCATTCACTGGACCATGCGTGGCGCGACCGGCAGCACCGGGGACAACACCACCTTCTTCTACAATCCCTTCCGCAAGGTGTGGGTCTTCAGCCACCGGACCAATCACAACCTGGAAGGCACCTCCGCCCGCACGCGCGGCTACACGGAACACAAAGACTTTTATGAGGCGCAGGGTGATGCGTGGAAGAAAGCACCACCCGTCTTCTGGGCTCGCTCTGACGATGCTGACAAACCCGACCCCGCAGGCTTGAGCATTCGTCCCCAGCTCTACAAAATCGATGCCGTGGCGTATGAGAGCGTGATGCTCGGCCTCTTTGAGGTGCTCTACGGTCCGCACAACAACACCTGTGCGCAGGACGGCTATCCCAAGATCACCGAGCTTCAGGTCGCCTTCAGCCGGGATGGATTCCACTGGGACCGCCAGCAGCGGAAATCCTTCATCACCGCTTCGCGCAAGCCAGGTAATTGGGAGCGCGCCTACGTGACCTCCACCGGCGGGTGCTGTCTCATCGTGGGAGACAGGCTGCACTTCTACTACGGTGCCTTTGAAGGCGACGAAACGCTGAAGGCCGCGGATGCACCTGCAGGCAAGGGCATCTGGACCGGCATGTACGCCAAAGCCTCCACCGGACTCGCCACGCTGCGACGGGACGGATTCGCCTCCATGAATGCGGACGGGAACGGCGGCACGCTGACCACCGTGCCCGTGCGCTTCCAGGGCAGTCACCTCTTCGTCAACATGGATGCTCCAGAAGGCTCGCTGCAGGTCGAGATTTTGAATGAAGCAGGAAAGGTCATCGCTCCTTTCACGAAAGAAAACTGTGCCCCGCTCAAGTCAGATCACACCTGCCAGCCTGTCCGATGGAAGGACGCTCAAGGCTTGTCCACTCTGCAAGGCAAACCCGTACGCTTCCGCTTCCACCTCACCGATGGGAAGCTCTACGCCTTCTGGGTCAGCCCTGAAACCACCGGTGCCAGCCATGGCTATGTCGGTGCTGGTGGCCCGGGATTCGAAAGTGCCATCGATACGGTGGGTCAGCGGTAG
- a CDS encoding bile acid:sodium symporter family protein, with translation MTRFTNLYPVWLVGGALLSLLYPSAFTWFTGQWIVWALTIVMLGMGFTLTIEDFKRLFRMPGCLTLGFLAHYTIMPLTGWGLAHLLGLEKGFAVGLILVAACPSGTASNVISYLAKADVALAVSVTLTSTLLAFIATPLWCQWLVGHRVPVDAWGLCLSTLQIVVAPVLIGVLSNWLFPRQVAKVSRFGPVVSVVALVLITCGIVSNNAAAVMANAGKLLLAAVLLHVIGFVLGYLVARVLRYPELVARTVSIEVGMQNGGLAAALAKKNFTMEPLAAVPAVFSSVVQNIVGSLAAAWWRKHPVTPEVKTVETSSKRSA, from the coding sequence ATGACCCGCTTCACCAATCTCTACCCCGTCTGGCTCGTGGGCGGAGCGCTGCTCTCGCTCCTGTACCCTTCAGCCTTCACGTGGTTCACCGGACAATGGATTGTCTGGGCGCTCACCATCGTGATGCTCGGAATGGGCTTCACGCTCACGATTGAGGACTTCAAGCGCCTCTTCCGCATGCCCGGCTGCCTCACGTTGGGATTCCTCGCGCACTACACCATCATGCCGCTCACGGGCTGGGGCCTCGCACATCTCCTCGGATTGGAGAAAGGCTTCGCTGTTGGCCTCATCCTCGTGGCTGCGTGTCCCTCCGGCACGGCATCGAATGTCATCAGCTACCTGGCAAAGGCGGATGTGGCACTCGCCGTCTCCGTCACACTCACGTCCACCCTGCTGGCTTTCATTGCCACACCGCTGTGGTGCCAGTGGCTGGTGGGTCATCGTGTGCCCGTGGATGCCTGGGGCCTGTGCCTCTCTACGCTGCAGATTGTCGTGGCTCCCGTGCTCATCGGGGTACTGAGCAATTGGCTCTTCCCCCGGCAGGTGGCAAAAGTCTCACGTTTCGGCCCGGTCGTTTCGGTCGTCGCCCTCGTGCTCATCACCTGCGGCATTGTCTCCAACAACGCGGCCGCCGTGATGGCCAATGCAGGCAAGCTCCTCCTCGCCGCCGTGCTGCTCCATGTCATCGGCTTCGTGCTCGGCTACCTCGTGGCCCGCGTTCTCCGCTATCCGGAACTGGTGGCCCGCACCGTTTCCATCGAAGTCGGCATGCAAAACGGCGGGCTCGCCGCCGCGCTGGCCAAGAAAAACTTCACCATGGAGCCGCTCGCCGCCGTCCCCGCCGTCTTCAGCAGCGTGGTGCAAAACATCGTCGGCAGCCTCGCCGCCGCCTGGTGGCGGAAACATCCCGTCACCCCCGAGGTTAAAACTGTTGAAACTTCTTCAAAGCGAAGCGCCTGA
- a CDS encoding SGNH/GDSL hydrolase family protein has product MIPRLRPILFAGLLATVSLPAFGETKAVPQGVSTTLPQNAKLAIVGDSITEQKQYSKFIEVYLLASAGRQDIKVFQYGWSGERAGGFAARMENDLSTFQPTAMTLCYGMNDGSYVAYSPNIGNEYEKNMRAILTKAAQLGVKNIVAGSPGAVDTKYYANKSTGPDVYNDNLAHLRDIDAKLAAEFKTGFANVHDEMINAMTKAKAKLGVDYDVCGRDGVHPNSNGQLLMALAFLKSLGLDGNIGTITVDLKGSATATEGHKVLSSANGSAELESTRWPFCFEGDAKGGTRSILSFCDFNEKLNRYTLQVKNLSAPKAKVTWGKETKEFTKEQLASGINLAAEFTSTPFDGAFSKFSSAVGAKQSQETVMIKNLITHFRSFAGDVKEDKEFASALEVLKKKMTTKQQTLDTEARKLLVPVKHTLKVEAVQ; this is encoded by the coding sequence ATGATCCCTCGACTCCGTCCCATCCTCTTCGCAGGTCTCCTCGCCACCGTCTCCCTCCCCGCCTTCGGCGAAACGAAAGCCGTCCCGCAGGGCGTGAGCACCACGCTTCCTCAGAATGCCAAGCTCGCCATCGTGGGTGACTCCATCACCGAGCAGAAGCAGTACTCGAAGTTCATCGAGGTCTACCTGCTCGCCAGCGCGGGACGCCAAGACATCAAGGTCTTCCAGTACGGCTGGAGCGGCGAGCGCGCGGGCGGCTTTGCAGCGCGCATGGAGAATGACCTCTCCACCTTCCAGCCCACCGCCATGACGCTGTGCTACGGCATGAACGACGGCAGCTACGTGGCCTACAGCCCAAACATCGGCAACGAGTATGAGAAGAACATGCGCGCCATCCTCACGAAGGCTGCACAACTCGGCGTGAAGAACATTGTGGCAGGTTCCCCGGGCGCGGTGGACACCAAGTACTACGCGAACAAGTCCACCGGCCCCGATGTCTACAACGACAACCTCGCCCACCTGCGCGACATCGACGCGAAGCTCGCCGCCGAATTCAAGACCGGCTTTGCCAACGTCCACGACGAGATGATCAACGCCATGACCAAGGCCAAGGCCAAGCTCGGAGTGGACTACGACGTGTGCGGTCGCGATGGCGTGCACCCGAACTCCAACGGCCAGCTCCTCATGGCCCTCGCCTTCCTGAAGTCGCTGGGCCTCGATGGCAACATCGGCACCATCACCGTGGACCTGAAGGGCAGCGCCACTGCCACCGAAGGACACAAGGTCCTGAGCAGCGCCAACGGCAGCGCAGAACTCGAAAGCACCCGCTGGCCCTTCTGCTTCGAAGGCGATGCCAAGGGCGGCACCCGCAGCATCCTGTCCTTCTGCGACTTCAACGAGAAGCTGAATCGCTACACCCTCCAGGTGAAGAACCTCTCCGCTCCCAAGGCCAAGGTCACCTGGGGCAAGGAAACGAAGGAGTTCACCAAGGAACAACTCGCCTCCGGCATCAACCTCGCCGCGGAATTCACCAGCACACCTTTCGATGGTGCCTTCTCCAAGTTCTCCAGTGCTGTGGGTGCCAAGCAGTCCCAGGAAACCGTGATGATCAAGAACCTCATCACCCACTTCCGCTCCTTCGCCGGTGATGTGAAGGAGGACAAGGAATTCGCCAGCGCCCTCGAAGTGCTCAAGAAGAAGATGACCACCAAGCAGCAGACTCTCGACACCGAAGCCCGCAAGCTCCTCGTGCCCGTGAAGCACACCCTCAAGGTGGAAGCAGTGCAGTAA
- a CDS encoding aminoglycoside phosphotransferase family protein has protein sequence MRRSPLLSHPRSHIHYWKCDRPAAFHGTQETRDHAALEQQLLDVLRPHAIGKHLSLKPSGSQGNHLTWLLETEARSFFIRVEDGPDRDDYIEVESRVLQEVRFLGIRAPQVHIVDATRTDVPFAWQVMDHIPHPDLNHWHKQGTLDLRQTAASIGAAVAKWQTLTPSGFGPFNPQSLRDIDELTGFHAEYADYFLMRLDRHLHYLVEQEFLSLGEARDIRKEIEKHEKLLDLKQGCLVHKDLALWNILGTETQIEAYIDWDDAVSGDAMDDLSLLACFHEGDIIEAALLGYASVRPLPSEHRRRFWMHLLRNMLVKSVIRVGAGYFKRTDGFFLISSGSSGADLREFTRERLFRALHGLREDLEVSQL, from the coding sequence GTGAGACGCTCTCCTCTCCTCTCCCATCCTCGCAGTCACATCCACTACTGGAAATGTGACCGCCCGGCGGCATTTCACGGTACCCAGGAGACGCGGGACCATGCCGCGCTGGAGCAGCAGCTCCTGGACGTGCTGCGCCCCCACGCCATCGGGAAGCACCTTTCGCTCAAACCCTCCGGCAGTCAGGGAAATCACCTCACGTGGTTGCTGGAGACAGAGGCCCGCAGCTTCTTCATCCGCGTGGAGGACGGACCGGACCGGGACGACTACATCGAAGTGGAGTCCCGCGTGCTGCAGGAGGTGCGCTTCCTCGGCATCCGCGCCCCGCAGGTGCACATTGTGGATGCCACCCGCACCGACGTGCCCTTTGCCTGGCAGGTCATGGATCACATTCCGCATCCGGACCTCAATCACTGGCACAAGCAGGGCACGCTGGACCTGCGCCAGACCGCCGCATCCATCGGCGCCGCCGTGGCGAAGTGGCAGACACTGACACCTTCTGGCTTCGGCCCCTTCAATCCCCAATCTCTCCGCGACATCGATGAGCTGACGGGCTTCCACGCGGAGTATGCGGACTACTTCCTCATGCGCCTGGACCGCCACCTGCACTACCTCGTGGAGCAGGAATTCCTCAGCCTTGGGGAAGCGCGTGACATCCGCAAGGAAATCGAGAAACACGAGAAGCTGCTCGACCTGAAACAAGGCTGCCTGGTGCACAAGGACCTTGCCCTTTGGAACATCCTCGGCACCGAGACCCAGATCGAGGCCTACATCGATTGGGACGACGCCGTCTCCGGCGATGCCATGGATGACCTCTCCCTGCTCGCCTGTTTCCACGAGGGCGACATCATTGAAGCGGCCCTGCTCGGCTACGCCTCCGTGCGCCCCCTGCCCTCGGAGCATCGCCGACGCTTCTGGATGCACCTGCTGCGGAACATGCTCGTGAAGTCCGTCATCCGCGTGGGTGCCGGTTACTTCAAGCGGACGGACGGATTCTTCCTCATCAGCTCCGGCAGCTCAGGAGCTGACCTGCGGGAGTTCACGAGAGAACGATTGTTCCGCGCCTTGCATGGACTCCGGGAGGACCTAGAAGTCTCCCAACTATGA
- a CDS encoding HpcH/HpaI aldolase family protein, with protein MSDPSAAHRIRLGTWLSIGSPVIAELAAGVGYDWVLMDLEHGCESEAAIPSQLRALRGSNTSAIVRVGAPHPDLIGRVLDWGARGIMVPHVNSAEAAQECVEAMHYPPVGKRGISRSARVYGYGLNVPDASPPPPVFMAQIETIDGVVNAASIAAVDGVDVLFVGPADLQFDLRARPNEIAEGYDECLKHVVTIAHAAGKESGILVRKASDLPALLEMGFTCLAMDSDLALIRSGFQKALQGARNVVANSQAHI; from the coding sequence ATGAGCGACCCTTCCGCCGCCCACCGCATCCGTCTTGGCACCTGGCTTTCCATCGGCTCCCCCGTGATTGCCGAGCTCGCTGCGGGTGTAGGCTATGACTGGGTGCTCATGGACCTGGAGCACGGCTGTGAATCGGAGGCTGCCATCCCTTCGCAGCTTCGCGCTCTGCGCGGCTCGAATACCTCCGCCATCGTGCGCGTGGGTGCACCGCACCCGGACCTCATCGGTCGCGTGCTCGACTGGGGTGCCCGTGGCATCATGGTCCCACATGTGAATAGTGCCGAGGCCGCTCAAGAATGCGTGGAGGCCATGCACTACCCACCCGTGGGGAAGCGCGGCATCTCCCGCTCCGCGCGCGTGTATGGCTACGGCTTGAATGTGCCCGATGCCTCGCCACCGCCGCCCGTCTTCATGGCGCAGATTGAGACCATCGATGGCGTGGTCAATGCCGCTTCCATTGCTGCCGTGGATGGCGTGGACGTCCTCTTCGTAGGCCCCGCCGACTTGCAGTTCGACCTTCGTGCCCGCCCGAATGAAATCGCCGAGGGCTACGACGAATGCCTGAAGCACGTCGTCACCATCGCTCACGCCGCTGGCAAGGAATCCGGCATCCTCGTGCGCAAGGCGTCTGACCTTCCCGCTCTCTTGGAGATGGGCTTCACGTGCCTCGCCATGGACTCCGACCTTGCGCTGATTCGCAGCGGATTTCAGAAAGCGCTGCAAGGCGCACGTAATGTCGTCGCGAACTCCCAAGCACACATATGA
- a CDS encoding SGNH/GDSL hydrolase family protein codes for MPRCTAVVLCFLLLPLTLAAQSEPVRIPFPDPRLTVDGLGWWKETQPSLQRLPERLKPTIPPKVWRLAQIPAGVRVRLRTDSVHLTLEAKTGTYKVAPSPALGLIGIDLYVNGRYHGSTLPEKEDGLIKKTWDTGKRVEMRDITLYLPIGTPTLIQSITLDPGAKVELAPPYSHPKPIVYYGSSITQGAQTSNPGMAFPCVLGRWLDMDFINLGFSGNGKGEPALAHAVAEIDAACFVLDYWANPTPTEYSTTLPGFVDIIRAKHPTTPILVPSPYYNPSEAFGSRMGEYQVAKRKFAPKFVEQRRAAGDANIHFVDGFSLISPDQADALSDARHANTYGMFLYARGLEPHLRRVLTLPPSPAR; via the coding sequence ATGCCTCGCTGTACCGCCGTCGTCCTTTGCTTCCTGCTTCTGCCACTCACACTCGCAGCGCAGTCCGAGCCTGTCCGCATCCCCTTCCCTGACCCGCGCCTCACGGTGGACGGCCTTGGCTGGTGGAAGGAGACGCAACCCTCCCTCCAACGCCTGCCGGAGCGGTTGAAGCCCACCATTCCACCCAAGGTGTGGCGGCTCGCGCAGATACCCGCGGGTGTACGCGTCCGCCTTCGCACGGACTCGGTGCATCTCACGCTGGAGGCGAAGACGGGCACCTACAAGGTCGCGCCCTCGCCTGCACTCGGCCTTATCGGCATCGACCTCTATGTGAATGGCCGCTACCATGGCAGCACGCTCCCTGAAAAAGAGGATGGCCTCATCAAGAAGACGTGGGATACCGGCAAGAGAGTCGAGATGCGGGACATCACGCTGTACCTGCCCATTGGTACACCCACCCTGATACAATCCATCACACTCGACCCCGGCGCAAAGGTGGAGCTTGCGCCTCCATACTCGCATCCGAAGCCCATTGTCTACTACGGCTCCAGCATCACCCAGGGGGCGCAGACCTCCAATCCCGGCATGGCCTTCCCCTGTGTGCTGGGTCGCTGGCTGGACATGGACTTCATAAACCTCGGCTTCTCCGGCAATGGAAAGGGTGAGCCCGCTCTCGCCCATGCAGTCGCTGAAATCGATGCCGCCTGCTTCGTGCTCGACTACTGGGCAAATCCCACACCCACGGAGTACAGCACCACCCTGCCGGGCTTCGTGGACATCATCCGCGCGAAGCATCCCACCACGCCCATCCTCGTCCCGAGTCCCTACTACAATCCCTCCGAGGCCTTCGGTTCACGCATGGGCGAGTACCAGGTGGCGAAGCGGAAGTTTGCCCCGAAGTTTGTGGAGCAGCGCCGGGCCGCCGGCGATGCCAACATCCACTTCGTGGATGGCTTCAGCCTCATCTCTCCGGATCAGGCCGATGCCCTGTCCGATGCGCGTCATGCGAATACCTATGGCATGTTTCTGTACGCGCGTGGGCTTGAGCCCCACCTGCGCAGGGTGTTGACTCTACCGCCCTCTCCGGCCCGCTAG
- a CDS encoding NPCBM/NEW2 domain-containing protein, producing the protein MQARSHFLLRRLSVILAAALPLITAHARDPKADIAEQVPPAVATLKAYHGDLPGELERKLHVIYWTPADREPQPLWRERLSRVMETTADFYEKEMKRMGFPVRRIPLDHDADGLLKIHLVKGEQPYAHYDVKSGSEIRRECLPTLRKAGVIKDLSGDSETIVIFCNMSVWDAEKRTMRQNSPYYAGGSARSGTAWQVDSPLLDPALLAVKDQRLKDGQYGDISVGRYNSIFVGGVIHELGHALGLPHNKERPDEAALFGTALMGSGNRTYGEDLRGEGKGSFLTLAHAMRLASHPLFTGSSKGLDEKLKSEVGDLSITTTGKTITVTGKLEATPPAYALVGYSDYNQASISTIPAKDGTFTVTFDALEPAKTGELRFITCHANGLTVERRGFHYTVSADGTPDVSTVEAKLLLDGVVAKKQWANMTPDQILATLPPESQSAGAKLARKVAKRFLLPGPKATQSPADITVDVKSVSLCDTLPKSQKVGWGSPAVDRLAEEPFYPASSSSIFERGIYAHAPAQHVYDLGGTWSKFKGTCGLAREHDGSVVFVIKGDGKELWRSKTIKEDVVTFDLTVTGIRQLELVVENAGDDDRSDWGLWLDPELTR; encoded by the coding sequence GTGCAAGCACGCTCCCACTTCCTCCTTCGACGCCTGAGTGTCATTCTCGCAGCCGCACTGCCCCTCATCACTGCCCACGCCCGCGACCCCAAGGCAGACATCGCAGAGCAGGTGCCTCCAGCAGTGGCCACCCTGAAGGCCTACCATGGCGACCTGCCCGGCGAGCTGGAGCGCAAGCTGCACGTCATCTACTGGACACCAGCAGACCGCGAACCCCAGCCCCTGTGGCGCGAGCGCCTGAGTCGCGTCATGGAGACTACGGCTGACTTCTATGAAAAGGAGATGAAGCGCATGGGCTTCCCCGTACGCCGCATCCCGCTCGACCACGATGCCGATGGCCTGCTGAAGATTCATCTTGTGAAAGGCGAGCAACCTTATGCGCACTATGATGTGAAGAGCGGTTCCGAGATTCGCCGCGAATGCCTCCCCACCCTGCGCAAGGCAGGTGTCATCAAGGACCTCTCAGGAGATAGCGAGACCATCGTCATCTTCTGCAACATGTCCGTGTGGGACGCGGAGAAGCGCACCATGCGGCAGAACAGTCCCTACTACGCCGGTGGCAGCGCGCGCAGCGGAACGGCATGGCAGGTGGACTCCCCTCTGCTCGATCCTGCCCTGCTCGCCGTGAAGGACCAGCGGCTCAAAGACGGCCAGTACGGCGACATCTCCGTCGGCAGGTACAATTCCATCTTCGTAGGCGGCGTGATTCATGAACTGGGCCATGCCCTCGGGTTGCCTCATAACAAGGAACGCCCGGACGAAGCCGCCCTCTTTGGCACGGCACTCATGGGCAGCGGCAATCGCACCTACGGCGAAGACCTGCGAGGTGAGGGCAAGGGCAGCTTCCTCACACTCGCGCACGCCATGCGGCTGGCCAGCCACCCGCTTTTCACAGGGAGCAGCAAGGGCCTTGATGAAAAATTGAAATCCGAGGTGGGAGACCTTTCTATCACCACCACAGGCAAGACCATCACCGTTACCGGCAAATTGGAAGCCACACCACCCGCCTACGCCCTGGTGGGATACAGCGACTACAATCAAGCCTCCATCAGCACCATCCCGGCGAAGGATGGGACCTTCACCGTCACCTTCGATGCCTTGGAGCCAGCGAAAACAGGAGAGCTGCGCTTCATCACCTGCCATGCCAATGGACTCACCGTAGAACGTCGCGGCTTTCACTACACCGTCTCCGCTGATGGCACCCCGGATGTAAGCACCGTGGAGGCGAAGTTGCTTCTGGATGGTGTGGTCGCCAAGAAGCAGTGGGCCAACATGACACCCGATCAAATCCTCGCGACTCTCCCTCCCGAATCCCAGAGCGCCGGAGCGAAGCTGGCTCGCAAGGTCGCAAAGCGTTTCCTCCTGCCTGGACCTAAAGCCACGCAATCGCCTGCGGACATCACAGTAGACGTGAAGAGCGTCAGCTTGTGCGACACCCTGCCCAAGTCACAAAAGGTCGGCTGGGGCAGCCCCGCGGTGGATCGACTGGCAGAGGAGCCCTTCTACCCTGCATCCAGCAGCAGCATCTTTGAGAGAGGCATCTACGCCCATGCTCCCGCGCAACACGTCTATGATCTCGGCGGTACGTGGTCGAAGTTCAAAGGCACTTGCGGCCTCGCTCGCGAGCATGACGGCAGCGTCGTCTTTGTCATCAAGGGCGATGGCAAAGAACTCTGGCGCTCCAAGACCATCAAGGAGGACGTAGTCACCTTCGACCTCACCGTCACCGGCATCCGTCAGCTGGAGCTCGTGGTGGAGAATGCCGGTGACGACGACCGCTCTGACTGGGGGCTCTGGCTTGACCCGGAACTGACCCGCTAA
- a CDS encoding sialidase family protein — protein sequence MKLTRRLLLSLALTGATTAGLTHSHAETVDWAAQAEKDAKEDRSSNPYDGIKPNSMVCDTTLRELPDGSWVLFILAGGDTEPSPLNYTGISRSTDQGKTWTPLEAFNVGFPREGDTMGQGPTEVLVRGNRTTLYFSTHAKHWSTNWHSWFIHSDDGCKTWSKPEPLPGRLALRTFIRPSIITKDGRIMLPFQHYIGPEAEQEKPPLERAFTNPRNGVLISSDGGKTWSEHGNIRLTEDDKYFGWAEPSIVELSDNRIAMVIRGDKLGGVLYYAESKDGGKTWPDFATKTDIPNPGSKASLFSLGGDTVAMLHNPNPKHRSPLALWISFDGLKTWPYQRILVPESSDGPKGRINYPDGFVSKDKQWLHFAYDDNRHRAVHYSAKLPPLK from the coding sequence ATGAAGCTGACGCGACGCCTCCTCCTTTCCCTCGCCCTGACCGGTGCTACCACCGCCGGACTCACCCACTCCCACGCCGAAACCGTGGACTGGGCCGCGCAGGCAGAGAAGGACGCCAAGGAAGACCGCAGCAGCAACCCGTATGATGGCATCAAGCCCAACAGCATGGTGTGTGATACCACCCTGCGCGAGCTGCCGGATGGCTCCTGGGTACTCTTCATCCTCGCCGGTGGAGACACCGAACCCTCCCCGCTGAACTACACCGGCATCTCCCGCAGCACCGACCAGGGCAAAACCTGGACACCGCTGGAGGCCTTCAACGTGGGCTTCCCCCGCGAGGGCGATACCATGGGCCAGGGTCCCACAGAAGTCCTCGTGCGGGGCAATCGCACCACGCTCTACTTCTCCACCCACGCGAAGCACTGGTCCACCAACTGGCACTCGTGGTTCATCCACAGTGACGACGGTTGCAAGACTTGGAGCAAACCCGAGCCCCTGCCTGGCCGCCTGGCACTGCGCACCTTCATCCGCCCCAGCATCATCACGAAGGACGGCCGCATCATGCTGCCCTTCCAGCACTACATCGGACCAGAAGCAGAACAGGAAAAGCCACCACTGGAACGCGCCTTCACGAACCCTCGCAACGGCGTGCTCATCAGCAGCGACGGCGGCAAGACCTGGAGCGAGCACGGCAACATCCGTCTCACCGAGGATGACAAGTACTTCGGTTGGGCCGAGCCGAGCATCGTGGAACTGAGCGACAACCGCATCGCCATGGTCATCCGTGGGGACAAGCTCGGCGGCGTGCTCTACTACGCCGAGTCCAAGGACGGAGGCAAGACGTGGCCCGACTTCGCCACGAAGACGGACATCCCCAATCCCGGCTCCAAGGCCTCCCTCTTCTCCCTCGGAGGCGACACCGTCGCCATGCTGCACAATCCAAACCCCAAGCACCGCAGCCCCCTCGCCCTCTGGATTAGCTTCGACGGTCTGAAGACCTGGCCCTACCAGCGCATCCTCGTCCCCGAATCCAGCGATGGACCGAAGGGCCGCATCAACTACCCCGACGGCTTCGTGAGCAAGGACAAGCAGTGGCTGCATTTCGCTTATGACGACAACCGCCATCGCGCCGTGCATTACAGCGCGAAGCTGCCGCCGCTGAAGTGA
- a CDS encoding protein-tyrosine phosphatase family protein, with amino-acid sequence MPSPAQTDLWWVIPGSLAGTSMPFVHPDRHESPSSTLEAFPDELPALWEAGIRAVVSLLNMRSAESAYTAAGFSYLCLPITDGLAPSVEQFRTFMDFTREQHAQGRAVAVHCVAGIGRTGTMLAGHLICNGMGPDEAITQVRKLRPGAVETFPQMRFLHALARDLQQNPSS; translated from the coding sequence ATGCCATCTCCTGCCCAAACAGATCTCTGGTGGGTCATCCCCGGCTCACTCGCGGGCACATCAATGCCCTTCGTGCATCCAGACCGGCATGAGTCTCCCAGCTCCACGCTCGAAGCCTTCCCGGACGAATTGCCCGCACTGTGGGAGGCGGGCATCCGTGCCGTGGTCTCCCTGCTGAACATGCGCTCCGCGGAGTCCGCCTACACGGCCGCGGGCTTCTCCTATCTCTGCCTGCCCATCACAGATGGACTCGCACCAAGCGTGGAGCAGTTCCGCACCTTCATGGATTTCACCCGCGAGCAGCATGCACAGGGCCGGGCAGTGGCCGTGCACTGCGTCGCTGGCATCGGTCGCACGGGCACCATGCTCGCTGGGCATCTCATCTGCAACGGCATGGGACCGGACGAAGCCATCACCCAAGTCCGCAAGCTGCGCCCCGGTGCCGTCGAGACCTTTCCCCAGATGCGCTTTCTTCACGCTCTGGCACGGGACCTCCAGCAGAACCCATCTTCCTGA